One part of the Leucoraja erinacea ecotype New England chromosome 17, Leri_hhj_1, whole genome shotgun sequence genome encodes these proteins:
- the chmp1a gene encoding charged multivesicular body protein 1a has translation MDDTLFQLRFTSKQLERLAKKAEKDSKSEQAKVKKALQQKNIEGAKIYAENAIRKKNEGLNWLRTASRIDAVASKVQTAVTMKGVTKSMARVTQGLDKALKSMDLQKISAVMDKFEQQVQNLDVHTSVMDDSMSSAMTLTTPQEQVDSLIFQIAEENGLEVMDQLNQLPAGAASLGESSVREHDKEDLLSRRLAALRN, from the exons ATACTTTGTTTCAGTTACGG TTTACGTCAAAGCAACTGGAGCGATTGGCAAAAAAGGCTGAAAAGGACTCAAAATCTGAACAAGCAAAAGTGAAAAAG GCTCttcaacaaaaaaacattgaaggAGCAAAGATCTATGCAGAAAATGCAATCAGAAAGAAGAATGAAGGTCTGAACTGGCTACGGACAGCTTCCCGAATTGATGCAGTGGCATCGAAAGTACAGACAGCAGTTACAATGAAAGGG gtTACAAAGAGCATGGCACGTGTTACACAAGGACTGGATAAGGCTCTGAAATCAATGGATTTACAAAAAATCTCTGCTGTGATGGACAAATTTGAACAACAAGTCCAAAATTTAGATGTACACACTTCA GTGATGGACGACTCTATGAGCTCCGCAATGACATTAACCACCCCTCAGGAACAGGTTGACAGCCTCATTTTCCAGATTGCCGAGGAGAACGGTTTGGAGGTCATGGATCAACTTAACCAACTTCCAGCAGGCGCGGCATCCCTTGGCGAGTCCTCGGTACGGGAACATGATAAGGAGGACCTTCTTTCCAGAAG ATTGGCTGCTTTGAGGAATTGA